Proteins encoded by one window of Daphnia magna isolate NIES unplaced genomic scaffold, ASM2063170v1.1 Dm_contigs118, whole genome shotgun sequence:
- the LOC123466829 gene encoding uncharacterized protein LOC123466829: protein MVLIALQFYATGTFQTLKREYAEIARIPGIIGSIDGTHIRIQRPILHEKAYVNRKNYHSINMQAICHARHKYLSVYATKPGFHVLHSEILMSPTKVSWVIVACCVLHNLAINLNMPLDDDWGVDVDDYVDEEEMQGLDARPIENRTKKNAELRRLGHI, encoded by the exons ATGGTACTGATTGCATTACAATTCTATGCAACTGGAACATTCCAAACT ttGAAACGCGAGTATGCAGAAATAGCCCGTATTCCAGGCATCATTGGTTCCATTGACGGAACTCATATTCGGATTCAACGTCCAATATTGCACGAAAAAGCATATGTGAATCGTAAAAACTACCATTCAATCAATATGCAAGCAATATGTCATGCCCGTCACAAATATTTGAGTGTTTATGCTACGAAACCTGG ATTCCATGTATTGCACTCTGAAATTCTAATGAGTCCCACAAAAGTATCTTGGGTGATTGTGGCATGTTGTGTCTTGCATAATTTGGCTATTAACTTAAATATGCCACTTGATGACGACTGGGGCGTCGATGTTGATGATTATgtagatgaagaagaaatgcagGGATTAGACGCAAGACCGATTGAAAatcgtacaaaaaaaaacgcggaATTGCGACGATTGGGACATATTTAA
- the LOC123466809 gene encoding secreted RxLR effector protein 161-like, which produces MSCSDISFAVGQVSRFCANYLRAHWNTVEEKKIFAYLKGKQDLALCYGKKEPSPIIGYCDTDYGGDVDDYRLTTGYIFFCKGGSVSWASRKQPITAQLTAESEYLSANEATKEASWFTQVIVVIAGKEITPITIKCDDDAAIASSQRPKSHGRLKNILVKTNLIREHVKTERVKLEFVPSTDQLVEIFTKPLKEPDFKKMREWTGLKL; this is translated from the coding sequence ATGTCTTGCTCAGACATTTCATTTGCAGTTGGGCAAGTATCCAGATTTTGTGCAAACTACCTGCGCGCTCACTGGAACACCgtagaagagaagaaaatattCGCCTATCTAAAGGGTAAACAGGACTTGGCACTCTGCTATGGAAAGAAAGAACCGTCGCCCATTATCGGCTATTGTGATACAGATTACGGCGGTGATGTGGACGACTATCGATTGACGACGGGTtacatctttttttgcaaGGGCGGGTCCGTATCGTGGGCAAGCAGAAAACAACCTATTACGGCACAGTTAACTGCAGAATCCGAATATCTATCAGCCAACGAAGCAACCAAAGAGGCCTCCTGGTTCACACAAGTAATAGTGGTTATAGCGGGAAAAGAAATCACTCCTATTACCATCAAATGTGACGACGATGCAGCTATAGCCTCATCGCAACGTCCAAAATCACACGGGCGACTAAAAAATATCCTGGTTAAGACGAATTTAATTCGTGAACATGTAAAGACTGAAAGGGTGAAACTTGAGTTTGTTCCTTCAACTGACCAACTGGTGGAAATTTTCACCAAGCCATTAAAAGAACCAGATTTCAAAAAGATGAGAGAATGGACCGGACTTAAACTCTAG
- the LOC123466822 gene encoding uncharacterized protein LOC123466822 isoform X1, translating to MDKFNARIQALLAQLIEKESNESTSGYCSSLPNEENAVSPTQEICSQLISSPITSPQSSNEVEDRSMQIHGQVQRMNSGASGSTYTENVVAGSSGTPACGSSGTMGTFNRYVVSQQDFHILRALKQVNATMKEMDRKILSIDKKVEKTATEETTFADIENFPVSFPLANVEEFIKLEDILNEDPSKAAIVYQLVKSCGGMSESDAICRAWIKITSIECRSDCNWKGVKRGTHQKHGLELSSIKDAVLKGIRMNATYADLKDAVFEHETRKFFVRAPEKVRTKLRAKKRPAGTADHPQLPNGVD from the exons ATGGACAAGTTCAACGCAAGAATTCAGGCGCTGCTGGCTCAACTTAtagaaaaagaatcaaatgaaaGTACATCAGGATATTGTAGTTCGCTACCAAACGAAGAGAATGCAGTATCACCAACTCAAGAGATCTGCAGTCAGTTAATCA GTTCACCAATCACTTCTCCACAGTCTAGCAATGAAGTTGAAGATCGTTCTATGCAAATCCATGGACAAGTTCAACGCATGAATTCAGGCGCTTCTGGCTCAACTTATACAGAGAATGTCGTTGCTGGGTCCTCCGGCACTCCAGCATGTGGTTCATCTGGGACAATG GGAACGTTTAACCGTTATGTAGTATCACAACAAGATTTTCACATTCTTCGTGCCCTGAAGCAAGTCAATGCTACAATGAAGGAGATGGATCGAAAAATTTTATCCATAGATAAGAAGGTGGAGAAGACGGCAACTGAAGAAACTACTTTTGCTGACATCGAAAATTTCCCAGTATCTTTTCCGCTAGCaaacgttgaagaattcattaAGCTTGAAGACATACTAAATGAAGATCCATCTAAAGCTGCCATTGTG TATCAGTTAGTAAAGTCGTGTGGTGGGATGTCGGAATCGGATGCGATTTGTCGGGCGTGGATCAAAATTACTTCCATTGAGTGTCGCTCTGACTGCAATTGGAAGGGTGTGAAAAGAGGCACTCACCAGAAACATGGGCTCGAACTTTCATCGATTAAGGATGCTGTATTAA AGGGAATCAGAATGAACGCTACGTACGCAGATCTCAAGGATGCGGTGTTTGAACATGAGACCAGGAAGTTTTTCGTCCGCGCTCCTGAAAAAGTTCGCACTAAGCTTCGCGCGAAGAAGCGCCCAGCAGGCACGGCTGATCATCCACAACTTCCCAATGGTGTGGATTGA
- the LOC123466822 gene encoding uncharacterized protein LOC123466822 isoform X2 — translation MDKFNARIQALLAQLIEKESNESTSGYCSSLPNEENAVSPTQEICSQLISSPITSPQSSNEVEDRSMQIHGQVQRMNSGASGSTYTENVVAGSSGTPACGSSGTMGTFNRYVVSQQDFHILRALKQVNATMKEMDRKILSIDKKVEKTATEETTFADIENFPVSFPLANVEEFIKLEDILNEDPSKAAIVYQLVKSCGGMSESDAICRAWIKITSIECRSDCNWKGVKRGTHQKHGLELSSIKDAVLK, via the exons ATGGACAAGTTCAACGCAAGAATTCAGGCGCTGCTGGCTCAACTTAtagaaaaagaatcaaatgaaaGTACATCAGGATATTGTAGTTCGCTACCAAACGAAGAGAATGCAGTATCACCAACTCAAGAGATCTGCAGTCAGTTAATCA GTTCACCAATCACTTCTCCACAGTCTAGCAATGAAGTTGAAGATCGTTCTATGCAAATCCATGGACAAGTTCAACGCATGAATTCAGGCGCTTCTGGCTCAACTTATACAGAGAATGTCGTTGCTGGGTCCTCCGGCACTCCAGCATGTGGTTCATCTGGGACAATG GGAACGTTTAACCGTTATGTAGTATCACAACAAGATTTTCACATTCTTCGTGCCCTGAAGCAAGTCAATGCTACAATGAAGGAGATGGATCGAAAAATTTTATCCATAGATAAGAAGGTGGAGAAGACGGCAACTGAAGAAACTACTTTTGCTGACATCGAAAATTTCCCAGTATCTTTTCCGCTAGCaaacgttgaagaattcattaAGCTTGAAGACATACTAAATGAAGATCCATCTAAAGCTGCCATTGTG TATCAGTTAGTAAAGTCGTGTGGTGGGATGTCGGAATCGGATGCGATTTGTCGGGCGTGGATCAAAATTACTTCCATTGAGTGTCGCTCTGACTGCAATTGGAAGGGTGTGAAAAGAGGCACTCACCAGAAACATGGGCTCGAACTTTCATCGATTAAGGATGCTGTATTAA AATGA